Below is a genomic region from Glaciihabitans sp. INWT7.
GACATCATCGGCCTCCTGCTGCTTGCCGGCGGTCTCGTCGCGATCCTCGTTCCGCTGATCCAGGGGCAGGACGAGGGGTGGCCGCTCTGGACCTACCTCTCGCTGGCCGGAGGCGCGATTCTGATCGTGCTGTTCGCGCTGTGGGAGCTGAGGCTCGCCCGTCGCGGGTCTTCCCCCCTGGTTCCTCCGCATCTTTTTTCCCACCCGGCCTTCACCGGGGGCACCATCCTCGCGCTGGTGTATTTCGCGGCTTTCACGAGCATCTTCTTCACGATCTCGCTGCTCTGGCAGGCGGGCCTCGGGCACACCGCGCTCGAGTCCGGCCTCGTGTCCATCCCCTTCGCCGTCGCCAACATCGTCGGAGCGTCCCAGAGTGACCGTGTCGCTCAGAAGCTCGGGCGCAACGTGCTGGTGCTCGGTGCCGCCCTGGTGGCTGTCGGCCTCATCGCCCTGTGGATCATCTTCCTCACGGTGAAGCCAACGGACCTCACGAACTGGATTCTGCTCGGCCCGCTCGCCATCGCCGGATTCGGCAACGGGTTCTTCATCGCGCCGAACTCCCGGTTCATCGTGGCGACTGTCGACCGCACAGAGGCGGGAGCCGCGAGCGGGGTCATCGGCACGATGCAGCGCATCGGAAGCGCCATCGGCATCGCCGTCGTCTCGAGCGTCCTCTTCGGGGTGGCTAATCTCTCCGGGCTCAAGACGGAGGTCGCCGACAAGGTGGCCAAGGCGCTGCCCGATGCGATGAAGAGCGGGGACTACGCGACTCCCGCGGCCGCGGCGAAGGCACTCGGGTCCCGGATCTCCCAGTCGAGTCTCGCAACTCACTTCGGGGACGCGGCGACCGTATCGATGCTCGTGAGTGCGATCTTCGCGATCGTGGCCCTCGCGCTCGTCTTCACCCTGCCGAAGCGGGTCAACCTGCACTGAGCCCCGCCGCGACCGTCACCGGTCCCGGGTCGAGCCGGTCGGATCCTTTCGCGAGGGTCCGGCCGGCTTTCTCTCCTTTCCGGTATCGAGCTCGATGAACAACCAGCGCGGCTTCGGCTCGATGATCGGGCGGAAGATGCGACGGATGAGCGGGCTCGCGAGGGCGATCGAGATCGCGATGCCGGCGAGGATCACGGCGACGAGTAGCAGATCGGGGGTCGGATCGTTCTTGAGGATCCCCGTCTCGCGCAGGGGGTAGAGGATGAAACTGTGCAGCAGGTACACGTACATGGTGGCCTGGCCGAAGCCGGTGATCCAGGTCTCCGAGCGGGGCACCAGCACGAAGAAGGCGGCGCTCAGCAGCGTCGCGAGCAGCAGGAATGCGAGTCGCACCAGCCCGGCCCACCAGTCCGTCTGGCCCAGTCCGTCGTAGGAGTCGTCATAGAAGAGCCAGTGCACGTCGATCGACTTCCAGAAGTCGATGAAGAGCACCAGTGAGACCGCCCACGCGGCGAAGACCGCGATCGCGACCCCGCGGATGAGCCAGGTTTGCCGCTCGATGACATGCCACTTCTCTACGAGCTTCCACTGGCGCAACTGCCAGCCGAGCACGAAGAAGGGCAGGATGCCGATGGCTCGCGAGAGCGAGAAGGTGCTGTCGACATTGCTGAAGTACCCCACACCGATGGAAAAAAGCACGGACAAGAGCAGTGGCCAGCGCAGCAGCACGAGGTAGGGCAGCACGAGCCGGAACACCCCGAGGGCGAGCAGGAACCACAGAGTCCAGTGCGGCGTGGTGGGGTTGGCGCTCGTCGTGCCCTCCACCAGGTACTGCACGACGGTCCAGATCGTCTGCATGATCACATAGGGCAGCAGGATGTCGGTGATCACGCGTTTCATCTGCCGGGAGCTCGGCGGGGCGGCGTTCGAGAAGTAGCCGCTGATCAGGGCGAATGCGGGCATGTGGAAGGCATAGATGAACAGGTAGACCACGAGAGCGCGATCGTTGTCGGCGGTGAGCCGCTGCACCCCGTGCCCCACAACGACCAGGGCGACGCAGGCGAACCGCGCGTTGTCCCACAGCGGAACCCGCTGCTTTCGTGGGGCAGGGGCGGTGGCGGTGCTCGTCATGCGATCACCATAGCCGCGCTACGGTTGAAGGGGGCCAACGAGGGAGAGCAGTGACGTCACGACGCGTGGTGGTAACCGGTGCGAGTTCGGGAATCGGAGCGGCGACGGTGCGGCTGTTCCGCTCGCAGGGCTGGGATGTGGTGGGCGTGGCCCGCCGCACCGACCGGCTGGAGGCGCTCGCCGCGGAGACCGGTGCCGACATCTTCACCGCCGACGTCACCGACCAGGCGCAGGTCGACGCACTCCGGGACTACCTCGCCCACCTCGGTCCGGTGCACGCTCTCGTCAACAACGCGGGTGGCGCCTTCGGAATGGCCTCGGTCGAAGAGAGCGATGCCGAGGACTGGGTGCGCATGTTCGACGTGAACGTGGTCGCCGTCAAGCGGGTCACGAGTGCCCTCCTCCCGCTGTTGCGGGCCGCGGCCGCGCTGCCGGATGCCGCGGGCGTCGCCCATGCCGACATCCTCACCGTCACGTCGATCGCCGGCCACATCGCCTACGAGGGCGGTGGCGGATACAACGCCGCGAAATTCGCCGCACACGCCCTGGTCGGCGTGCTGCGGCTGGAGCTCGCCGGCGAGCCGATCCGGGTGCTCGAGGTGGCCCCCGGCATGGTGAAGACCGACGAGTTCTCTCTCGTGCGCTTCGCGGGAGATCAGGCACGGGCCGATGCCGTCTACGACAACGTGGCGAACCCCCTGCATGCCGAGGACATCGCCGAGGCGATCGTGCACGCGATCGAACTTCCCGGATTCGTGAACCTCGACCTCGTCACGATCAAACCGGTGGCACAGGCCGCCCCGCACAAGGTGATCAGGGGAGCTCTCGCACCGAAGCTGTAGCGCCAGAGGGCAGTTCATCGGCCACATCCGCGAAGGCGAGCTTCGGCACGAAGAAGAGCAGAACGGCGGCCACGAGGGCGCCGACGCCGCAGATGATCCACACGGTGAGGTAGCCGCTGAGGCTCGAGGCTGTGGTCGTCGCCGCGGTGAGCACGCCCATGGCGAGCACGATCCCGAAGATCGCCGAGGCGAACGACCCGCCGATCGTCTTGGTCGTGTTGGTGAGCGCTGCGGCGATTCCGGTCTGTCCGCGAGGTGCCGCCGCAGCGGCGGCCGCCGGCATCGCGCCGACCAGTGCTCCGGATCCGATGCCGGCGATGAACATGTTGAGGAACACCTCCCAGGTCTCCAGGTGGAACGGTACGAACAGCAGGTAGCCGGTGGCGACGAGGAAGGCGGCGATGATGAGGGCCACCCGCGGAGAGAGCCAGCGGGACACGAGCGGAAAGAGCAGCGCGCCCCCGATCATCGAGATGAGATACACCCCGATGAGAGTGGAGCGGTCTCCGGAGTCGAGACCGAGGCCGTAGCCGTTGGCCCTGTCCGTGCCCGCATAGGCGCTGAGCGGGGCCTGCGCCCCCAGCAGGCTGATGCCGATGAGGCCGGCGGTGAGCTGCACCGGCCACATGTTCGGCTGGCGAAGCACCCGAAGGTCGATCGCCGGGTCGTCCTGCTTCAGCTCGTAGAGCCCGAACGGCACGAACACCAGCAACCCGAGCACGATGAGGATGTACACCCACCACGCCTCGAGTCCGTTGAGCCGCAGGAAGGTCAGGCCGGAAGTGATCAGCAACAGCCCGATGGTGAGCAGGCTGAAACCGACCACATCGAGGCGTCGCCCCGGCAGCGGAGTCGACTCCGGCACGCCGAACAGCACCGCGAAGAAGACCAGCGTGACGGCGATCGCCGGGATGGCGAGCGTGAGCGGCACGTTCTCTCCGAACCATCCGAAGACCCGTCCGCCAAGCAACGCGCCGACGATCGCCCCGGCCTCGAGCGCTACTACGAGGAAACCCGCGGCGCGTCGCGTCTGGGATGCGCCCCTGCCGGTGCGCCGGCCACGGTCGAAGATGAGTGCCACCTCGAGCGGAAGCCAGACGACGTAGAAGCCCTGAAGGGCCCACGCGATGAGGAAGGTGGTGAAGTTGTCTGCTAAGACGAGAGCCCAGCTCGCCCCGGCCGTGAGCACCGTCGAGACCAGCAGGATGCGCTTGTGCCCGAACATGTCGCCGAGTTTTGCCAGGATCGGCACGACGAGCGCGGAGAGCAGCAGCTGTGCCGCCTCGAACCAGTTGAAGTCGGCATCCCGTATCTGGAGGTATTTCACCAGGTCGCTGATCAGGGGCACGTAATAGCCCTGCAGGATGCCGCTCACGATCTCGACCAGGAACAGGTAGCCGATCAGGCCGAAGGTGATCGCCCCGGCCTTCGTGCGCACGGTTGTCATGATCGGATGTTAGTGGGCGATCGGGGGAGGCAAGAAGCACAGCGCGCGTTCTCCTGAGTACCGGGCAGCCGCTAGCGTGAAGCCATGACAATCGATGAAGAGCACACCCCGGATCGCGAGATCCTGGGCTGGGACGAGTTCGGCGAGGCGAGTCGCGAGCTGGCGGCCCAGGTGCACGGGAGCGGATTCGTGCCCGACATGGTGGTGGCCATCGCCCGCGGGGGCCTGCTGCTCGCCGGATCGGTCGCCTACGCGCTCGATGTGAAGAGCTGCGGCGCCATCAACGTGGAGTTCTACACCGGGGTGGACCTTCGTCTGGCCGAGCCGGTGTTGCTGTCACCGATGCTCGACACGCCCTCCGTCTCCGGGCAGAAGGTGCTGCTGGTCGACGACGTCTCGGACTCCGGTCGCACCCTCGCGATGGTCCTCGAGCTGCTGGTCAAGGCGGGGGCGGATGTGCGCAGCCTCTGTCTGTACTCCAAGCCGCAGACCGTGCTCGAGCCCGACTTCGTCTGGCGGAGGACATCCAAGTGGATCGCCTTCCCCTGGTCGTCCCTCCCCCCGGTCACCGTGTGACCGAGGACACGGGCGCGGGATCGACCCCCTCGGTTCTGACCGGCTCCATCGACCCGGAATGGGCGAGTGCGCTCCGGCCGGTCTCCGGGGTGATCTCGAAACTCCAGGAGTTCCTCGACGGCGAGGTCGCATCCGGTCGCGGGTACCTTCCCGCCGAGGGGAACGTCTTCCGGGCATTCACGTCTCCGTTTTCGCGGGTGAAGGTGCTCATCGTCGGACAGGATCCGTATCCGGGACTCGGGCATCCGATCGGACTGTCCTTCGCCGTCGACCGGGCCGTGCGGCCGATTCCGCGGAGCCTCTGGAACATCTACAAGGAACTGCGGAGCGACGTCGGGGTCACGCCTCCTCCGCACGGAGACCTCAGCGCCTGGTCGGATCAGGGGGTCATGCTTCTCAACCGCGTGCTGACCGTCGAGCCGGGTAAATCCGGATCGCACCGTCGCAAAGGGTGGGAGACCGTGACGGCGACAGCCATCCATGCGCTTGCCGAGCGGGGCGGCCCACTTGTTGCGATCCTGTGGGGGAAGGATGCCATCGCCCTCGAGCCGATGCTCGGCTCGGTTCCCGTGATCAAGTCCGTGCATCCGAGCCCGCTCTCGGCCGGGGGAGGGTTCTTCGGATCGCACCCGTTCAGCCGGGCGAATGCCGCACTCCTTTCGCAGGGAGCCTCACCGATCGACTGGACGATCCCGGCGTAAGCTCGGTTCATGCTCGAGGAGGAATACCAGGCCACCCACCGTCCGCTGGAGGCGCAGCGCAACCTGCCACCGCTCGAGGTGCCCTTCGAGTATTCGATCCGGGATGCGCGACTCGAGGACATGCCGGACGTGCGGGAGATCTACAACCACTACGTGGCCAACTCCACTGTCACCTTCGATGAGACTCCGCTCACCCTTCGGGCTACCCGCTCCAAATTCCAGCACCTGCAGAAGCTCGGGATGCCCTACCTCGTTGCCGAGAGTCCGAGCCAGCAGATCCTCGGCTACGCCTACGTCTACCCGTGGAAAGAGAAGGCGGCGTACCGCTTCACCGTGGAGAACTCGATCTACCTGCGCGCGGCGTCGACCGGCAAGGGGCTCGGCAAGGTGCTGATGGGCGAGTTGATCACCCGTTCGAAACAGGCCGGGCTCAAAGAGATCATCGCCGTCATCGCCGATCGCGGTGCCGAGGCCTCCATCAAGATGCACCAGGACTTCGGCTTCAAAGAGATCGGTCGTATGGGCAAGGTCGGTTTCAAGTTCGAGCGCTGGCTCGGCACGGTGCTCATGCAGAAATCGCTCAAATAACAGCAGACTGCAGGATGTCGCGCAGCGCCGCTTCCACCTCCGTCACCGACTCCGGCTCGCCGCGCCAGAGCATCCGCAGGATCAGCCCGTCGATGGCGAGCGCGACCACCCGAGCTCGGCGTGGATCGGGAACGACGGGGTCGATCGCCTCCTCGAGCGAGCGGTACCAGACATCCGCCGCCTCTCTCAGACCGTCGCGGCGCATGGCGAGGAAGAGGAGTTCGTATTGCGCGATGGCGGAGGCCCGGGAGCCGTACACCCAGTCCCGCAGCACGGTTGCGGCATCGGAGAGGGAACCGGTGTCCAAGTCGGCGAACAGGGCGACCTGCTGCTCGGTGACCCGCAGAAGCGCACTCACCAGCAGATCGTCGATGCTGGCGAAATAGTAGGTGGCCGCGGCGAGGGGCACGCCGGCCTCGGCGGCGACGGCGCGGTGGGTGACCGCACCCGGTCCGCCGATTTCGAGCACTCGGATCACCGCATCCTGCAGGGCGATGCGCCGAGCCTCTCCCTTCGCAGTGGTGGTGACCACGTCAGTGCTTTCCACCGAGTTCGAGCATCGTGACGCCGCCGATCACGAGTACCATTCCGGCGATCTGCACGAGGGTGAGAGGCTCCTTGAAGAACAGCCAGCTGATCACGACAACCAGCACGACTCCCACGCCGGCCCAGATCGCGTAGGCGATGCCGAGAGGCACCCCCTTGGTGAGCGACTGGGAGAGCATGGCGAAGGCGGCGATGTAGCCGACAGTCACTATCGCGTAGGGCACTATCTTGTTCGCGCCGTCCCCGGTGGCGAATTTGAGGGCCGTGGTCGCGATCACTTCGGCCACGATCGCCCCGGCGAGGAAGAGATATCCCATGCTGCACTCCTAAGATTGGTACAAATGTACCAGATTTTAAGAGGCGAGGAGAGCCCGGTGCGGATGGGTCGGCGCTCGGGCGCTACAGTCGGGGGATGCCCGAAGCGCCTCGCAGCCGCCCCGAGAGCTATCTCGTGCTCCACACCCTGAGCGGTCACCTGCGCGCCCGGCCTGCCGCGGTCTTCGCGGCACTCGACGCCCGTTTCCGCCCGAGCGACTCCTCCGACAGCCTCTACCTCGCCGATCCCTCGGCGTTCCTCATCGTGTCCCAGGGTGGCTGGTGGTATCGCGGGGAGTATCGGGTGGTGCCCGACGAACGCGGATCCCACGTGGAGCACGTGATGTTGAATGTGGCGCAGACCGCTCGCTCGCTCGGGCGATTCACCGGGCGCCGGGTCGTGGCTGACGCCCCCGCCGCCTTCGAGACCCTCCTGCGCCAGCTGCGCCTCGAGCTCGAATAGCCGACGCTCGAGAAAACTCAGCCTTTGGCGCGCTGCCCCTTTGTGCAGGTCGCCTGCGCGGCAGTCTGCCCGGTCGCACTGCTCGGAAGGGCGACTCCCGGTGCGGTGGTCGCCGCTCCGCTCGCCGGAGTGGAGGCACCCGGATCCCGAGCCGTCGTCGCCGAAGGATCGTTCGTCGTGCCGTCTCCCGTCTTGCCGGTGAGCGACACCGGCTGGTCGTTCTTCAATGCGGTGAACAGCACCTCGGCGGCGCTGCGGATCGGCAGCACCCCGTTCTGGCCTGCCGCGGAACCATAACTGCCGGGATACTGCACGAAGACCACCTTGTCGAAGCTGATGTCTTTGACCGCGAGAGCCATGCTCACGAGAGTGGTGAGGTTGTTCAGAGAATCCGAGCGGGTGGTGTTGTCGATCACGGCCTTGGCGAGCGCGTAGTCCTTCACCGGGTTGCCCAGGGTCTCGGGTGTCTTTATCTTGCGCACGAGCGCGGAGAGGAAGAGCTGCTGGTTGCTGATTCGGGCGAGGTCGCTGCCGTCGCCGACGCCGTACCGCACCCGCAGGAACTGCACGGCATCCTGGCCGACGAGCGTGCGCTGGCCGGCATCGAGGTCGAAGTGGATCTGCTCGTCATGGATGGCCTTGGCGATGCAGACCGTGACACCGCCGACGGCATTGGAGAGACCGACCACTCCCTGGAACTCGGTGAGCGCGGCATAGGGGATCGTGAGGCCGGTGAGATTCTCGACGGTCTTCACGATGCAGGGCAACCCGCCGTAGGTGAGCGCGACGTTGATCTTATTGGTCTGCGACGGAAAGTTGCCGCCCTTGGGGTTCGGGCAGGACGCGATCGGCACGATCAGGTCGCGGGGGAAGCTCACGACCGTCGCGTTGCTGTGGTCGGCGGAGACGTGAAGGAGCATGGTCACGTCATTGAGGTGTTCGCCGCGCTTTCCATAGGTGCCGACATCCCCGCCGCCGCTGTCGCTCGCGGCGACCAGCACGTTGATGCCTCCCTCGAAACTCCCGATGTCCGGTGGGGGCCCGTCGGTCTGCCCGATGAGTTTCACTCCCGGTTGCACGCTCTTCGCGACGTCGTAGACCGCGAAGCCGGCGACCGCGCCGACGCTGACCAGCACCACCGCAAGCGCAGAAGCGAGGAAAGCGAGCACCGTGACCGCGGGCCGGGAGCGCGGCAGCCGACCGTGGCGGGCAACGGGAGGCATGCGGGTGCTTGGCATAGCACCAGACCCTAGCCGACGACCTAGGCTCGAAGGGTGTTCGAACTCCACCACCTCAGTGCCCAGGAACAATGGGACTGGTTGCAGCGCGGCGAGATCTCTCCCGTCGAACTCACCCGGCACTACCTCGACCGTATAGAACGGCTCGACGAGCATCTCGGCGCCTTCGTGACGGTGACCCCGGAGGCGGCCATCGAACGCGCCGCTTCCCTCGCCGCCCGGGTGCCCAAGACCGCACCGCTCTGGGGGCTGCCGCTCGGCGACAAGGACCTCGTCAACCGGGCCGGGGTGCGCACCGGGTATGGATCACGACTCATGCAGGACTTCGTGCCCGAGCGCTCCGATGCCATCGTGGAGGTACTGGATGCCGCGGGCGCGGTGAGCCTCGGCAAGACCAGCGCGCCGGAGTTCGGGCTCCCTTCCTACACCGAGAGCCTCGTCGCCCCGCCCGCGCGCACGCCGTGGAACACCGCCCTCGGGGCCGGAGGCTCCAGCGGGGGAGCGGCGGTGGCCGTCGCGGCCGGACTGCTGCCCTTCGCCCCCGGTTCCGACGGCGGCGGCTCGGTGCGCATTCCCGCGGCAGCATGCGGCCTGGTCGGCCTCAAACCCTCCCGCGGCCTCGTGCCAAGCGGCACGGGGCTGAGCTCCCTCGGCGGCCTCGTCGTACCGGGACCGCTCGCGCGAACGGTGGCGGATGCCGCGATGCTGCTCGATGCGCTCATCGAGGGCGGGGACTACCCCTTCACCGTGCGGGCGCCCCGCTGGGACGGCGGAGCCCTGCTCAACGCCGCAGTACGCGGCGAGGGTCGGTTCCAGCTCGGCGTGATGACGACCTCGCCCTGGGACGACGCCTACGACATCGAGATCGCGCCAGAAGCATCCGCTGCCCTCGCCCTCGCCGTGTCGGAGCTCGACGCCATCGGGCATGGTATCGAGGACTTCGCTCTCGAACCGGACGACTCTTACGCCCCGAACTTCTGCACCATCTGGCAGGCCGGCGCTGCGAGCATCCCCGCGGAGGGTGAGCAGCTCGAGCTTCTCGAGCCGCTCACGAAGTGGCTGGTGCTGCGGGGAAGGCAGGTGTCGGCCCGGGAGTTGTCGAGCGCCCTCGGTGCCCTCGTCGAGTTCGAGCGGTCGATCATCCGTCAGTTCCGCCGGTTCGACGCTGTAATCACCCCCAGCCTGGCGATGACGCCCCGCCCGGTCGGCTGGTACGACGCGGAGGATGCGGAGCGCAATTTCGCCCAGCAGGTGCAGTACACGCCCTTCACGTCGTTCGCGAACGTGACCGGCCTTCCGGCCATCACGTTGCCGGTCTCGCAGACCGCGGACGATGTGCCGATGGGAGTGCAGTTGGTCGGGCGTCCGGGAGGCGAGCACGTGTTGCTGGCGATCGGTGCGCAACTCGAGCGACGATTGCAGTGGCAGCGGCGGCATCCGCCACAGTGGTGAAGAACCAGCCAGTCACTGTCACAGGGGTTCACGCTGGGTATCCAGCGCTGCGACAGCGGTCACCCGGACTGCGCGTTTCTTGCCCGCGCGCCGCGTCATCCCTAACCTTGGCGCATCACGGAGAACCCAGCCGGCGCACCCTGAGGGCCCGATCCGGCATAGATCGCCAGAGAGCAGCTCGAGGCGGGGCATCCGGGAACAGGCAACGCTCATGAGAGCTCCTTCTTCACTGTTCACCATCGCTTCTGCGGCACTGGCGGTCACCGCCGTCGTGCTCGGAGTCGGTCTGGCCCAGTCCGCGCAGGCGGCGACAGTCGCGCTTCCGCCGGTCAACGGCCAGTTCGATTATCAGATCGGTGGCGCCTACACGCCCTCGGGATCGGTATCGATCGTCGATCGCGACCGCAGTGCGAGTCCGGTCGCCGGCAAATACAACATCTGTTACGTCAACGCCTACCAGACCCAGCCCGATGAAGCATCGTTCTGGACCTCGAACCACAGCAACCTGCTCGTGAAGCGTGCCAACGGCACCAACCTCACGGATCCGGACTGGCCCGGCGAGTTCATCCTCGACACCTCGACCGCAGCGAAGCGCTCGAGCATCGCAACGATCGTGAATGGCTGGATCGACGGCTGCAAGACGAAAGGTTTTCAGGCCATCGAGCCCGACAACCTCGACTCCTGGACCCGGTCCCTCAACAAACTGACCAAGGCGAACAACGTGGCCTATGCGACATTGCTCGCCACCCATGCCCATTCCATCGGACTCGCCATCGCCCAGAAGAACACGTCGGAACTCGGCTCTGCGGGAAAGACCTCTGTCGGTTTCGACTTCGCCATCGCCGAGGAATGCCAGGTCTACTCCGAGTGCGGCAGCTACACGGGGCCCTACGGGAACCACGTCATCGAGATCGAATACACGGACAATGCCCGTAGCGCCTATACAAAGGCCTGCGCGGCCCAGGGCAAGAGCATCTCGGTGATCCTGCGGGACCGTGACGTCGTGGCGAAGGGACAGTCGGCCTACCGCTACGAGTACTGCTAGCAAGGGAATCCCGTGGGTGCCCCGCGAGGGGCCCACGGGTACCCGGTGGACTCCCGGGATCAGGCGAAGAACTCGTAGACCGATTCTCAGGCCGGCAGCCCGACCATCTCGGCGCTCCGCTCCCACAACCGCCGACACAGCTCGGCATCCGAGGCGCTCTTCCGCTCGCGGCCATCCGGCTTCAGGCCGTCGAAGTAGGTGCCGCTCGGCGACGCGATGTCGCGCTCGGCAGCGAGATGGATGAGCGGGGCCGCACCCTGCTCCGGACTGATCCCGAGCGAGCCGCGACTGATGAACTGCCCGAACTTGAGGAGCGCGGAGTCCGCTCCGAACCCGGTGGCCACGAAGCCGGGGTGGAACGAGTACGCATCGACGCCTGAGCCGGCAGTCCTCTGCGCGAGTTCCCGGATGAACATGATCGTCTCGAGCTTGCTGGTGCCATAGGGCAGCCATCCGCCGGCATAGGCGCGACGTTTCCAGTCGAGGTCGTCGAGATCGAGCCGCGAGAACATGTTCGCCCCGCTCGCGGTGGAGATCACCCGGCCGGCACTCTCGGTGAGCCGATCGAGCAGCAGGTTCGTGAGCAGGAACGGTGCGAGATGGTTGTG
It encodes:
- a CDS encoding MFS transporter, with the protein product MTETSEATANRPPSWVAPPGVTDKRAWGSLAVLLIGLFMSLLDTTIVNVALPTIRDSINANEATLAWIISGYALAFGLVLIPAGRIGDRFGHKWVFFTGLALFTVASLFAGLAQNSTELIVARVLQGAGGGIFFPPVTAFIQLLFPPMKRGKAFAILGAVLGVSSALGPVVGGLLIQALGTATGWRYIFFVNLPIGVIALVAAVIVLPKLVAGEKASMDIIGLLLLAGGLVAILVPLIQGQDEGWPLWTYLSLAGGAILIVLFALWELRLARRGSSPLVPPHLFSHPAFTGGTILALVYFAAFTSIFFTISLLWQAGLGHTALESGLVSIPFAVANIVGASQSDRVAQKLGRNVLVLGAALVAVGLIALWIIFLTVKPTDLTNWILLGPLAIAGFGNGFFIAPNSRFIVATVDRTEAGAASGVIGTMQRIGSAIGIAVVSSVLFGVANLSGLKTEVADKVAKALPDAMKSGDYATPAAAAKALGSRISQSSLATHFGDAATVSMLVSAIFAIVALALVFTLPKRVNLH
- a CDS encoding acyltransferase family protein, which encodes MTSTATAPAPRKQRVPLWDNARFACVALVVVGHGVQRLTADNDRALVVYLFIYAFHMPAFALISGYFSNAAPPSSRQMKRVITDILLPYVIMQTIWTVVQYLVEGTTSANPTTPHWTLWFLLALGVFRLVLPYLVLLRWPLLLSVLFSIGVGYFSNVDSTFSLSRAIGILPFFVLGWQLRQWKLVEKWHVIERQTWLIRGVAIAVFAAWAVSLVLFIDFWKSIDVHWLFYDDSYDGLGQTDWWAGLVRLAFLLLATLLSAAFFVLVPRSETWITGFGQATMYVYLLHSFILYPLRETGILKNDPTPDLLLVAVILAGIAISIALASPLIRRIFRPIIEPKPRWLFIELDTGKERKPAGPSRKDPTGSTRDR
- a CDS encoding SDR family NAD(P)-dependent oxidoreductase — its product is MTSRRVVVTGASSGIGAATVRLFRSQGWDVVGVARRTDRLEALAAETGADIFTADVTDQAQVDALRDYLAHLGPVHALVNNAGGAFGMASVEESDAEDWVRMFDVNVVAVKRVTSALLPLLRAAAALPDAAGVAHADILTVTSIAGHIAYEGGGGYNAAKFAAHALVGVLRLELAGEPIRVLEVAPGMVKTDEFSLVRFAGDQARADAVYDNVANPLHAEDIAEAIVHAIELPGFVNLDLVTIKPVAQAAPHKVIRGALAPKL
- a CDS encoding MFS transporter, which encodes MTTVRTKAGAITFGLIGYLFLVEIVSGILQGYYVPLISDLVKYLQIRDADFNWFEAAQLLLSALVVPILAKLGDMFGHKRILLVSTVLTAGASWALVLADNFTTFLIAWALQGFYVVWLPLEVALIFDRGRRTGRGASQTRRAAGFLVVALEAGAIVGALLGGRVFGWFGENVPLTLAIPAIAVTLVFFAVLFGVPESTPLPGRRLDVVGFSLLTIGLLLITSGLTFLRLNGLEAWWVYILIVLGLLVFVPFGLYELKQDDPAIDLRVLRQPNMWPVQLTAGLIGISLLGAQAPLSAYAGTDRANGYGLGLDSGDRSTLIGVYLISMIGGALLFPLVSRWLSPRVALIIAAFLVATGYLLFVPFHLETWEVFLNMFIAGIGSGALVGAMPAAAAAAAPRGQTGIAAALTNTTKTIGGSFASAIFGIVLAMGVLTAATTTASSLSGYLTVWIICGVGALVAAVLLFFVPKLAFADVADELPSGATASVRELP
- a CDS encoding phosphoribosyltransferase yields the protein MTIDEEHTPDREILGWDEFGEASRELAAQVHGSGFVPDMVVAIARGGLLLAGSVAYALDVKSCGAINVEFYTGVDLRLAEPVLLSPMLDTPSVSGQKVLLVDDVSDSGRTLAMVLELLVKAGADVRSLCLYSKPQTVLEPDFVWRRTSKWIAFPWSSLPPVTV
- a CDS encoding uracil-DNA glycosylase; this encodes MTEDTGAGSTPSVLTGSIDPEWASALRPVSGVISKLQEFLDGEVASGRGYLPAEGNVFRAFTSPFSRVKVLIVGQDPYPGLGHPIGLSFAVDRAVRPIPRSLWNIYKELRSDVGVTPPPHGDLSAWSDQGVMLLNRVLTVEPGKSGSHRRKGWETVTATAIHALAERGGPLVAILWGKDAIALEPMLGSVPVIKSVHPSPLSAGGGFFGSHPFSRANAALLSQGASPIDWTIPA
- a CDS encoding GNAT family N-acetyltransferase; translation: MLEEEYQATHRPLEAQRNLPPLEVPFEYSIRDARLEDMPDVREIYNHYVANSTVTFDETPLTLRATRSKFQHLQKLGMPYLVAESPSQQILGYAYVYPWKEKAAYRFTVENSIYLRAASTGKGLGKVLMGELITRSKQAGLKEIIAVIADRGAEASIKMHQDFGFKEIGRMGKVGFKFERWLGTVLMQKSLK
- a CDS encoding TetR/AcrR family transcriptional regulator, translating into MESTDVVTTTAKGEARRIALQDAVIRVLEIGGPGAVTHRAVAAEAGVPLAAATYYFASIDDLLVSALLRVTEQQVALFADLDTGSLSDAATVLRDWVYGSRASAIAQYELLFLAMRRDGLREAADVWYRSLEEAIDPVVPDPRRARVVALAIDGLILRMLWRGEPESVTEVEAALRDILQSAVI
- a CDS encoding multidrug efflux SMR transporter is translated as MGYLFLAGAIVAEVIATTALKFATGDGANKIVPYAIVTVGYIAAFAMLSQSLTKGVPLGIAYAIWAGVGVVLVVVISWLFFKEPLTLVQIAGMVLVIGGVTMLELGGKH
- a CDS encoding LCP family protein translates to MPSTRMPPVARHGRLPRSRPAVTVLAFLASALAVVLVSVGAVAGFAVYDVAKSVQPGVKLIGQTDGPPPDIGSFEGGINVLVAASDSGGGDVGTYGKRGEHLNDVTMLLHVSADHSNATVVSFPRDLIVPIASCPNPKGGNFPSQTNKINVALTYGGLPCIVKTVENLTGLTIPYAALTEFQGVVGLSNAVGGVTVCIAKAIHDEQIHFDLDAGQRTLVGQDAVQFLRVRYGVGDGSDLARISNQQLFLSALVRKIKTPETLGNPVKDYALAKAVIDNTTRSDSLNNLTTLVSMALAVKDISFDKVVFVQYPGSYGSAAGQNGVLPIRSAAEVLFTALKNDQPVSLTGKTGDGTTNDPSATTARDPGASTPASGAATTAPGVALPSSATGQTAAQATCTKGQRAKG
- a CDS encoding amidase codes for the protein MFELHHLSAQEQWDWLQRGEISPVELTRHYLDRIERLDEHLGAFVTVTPEAAIERAASLAARVPKTAPLWGLPLGDKDLVNRAGVRTGYGSRLMQDFVPERSDAIVEVLDAAGAVSLGKTSAPEFGLPSYTESLVAPPARTPWNTALGAGGSSGGAAVAVAAGLLPFAPGSDGGGSVRIPAAACGLVGLKPSRGLVPSGTGLSSLGGLVVPGPLARTVADAAMLLDALIEGGDYPFTVRAPRWDGGALLNAAVRGEGRFQLGVMTTSPWDDAYDIEIAPEASAALALAVSELDAIGHGIEDFALEPDDSYAPNFCTIWQAGAASIPAEGEQLELLEPLTKWLVLRGRQVSARELSSALGALVEFERSIIRQFRRFDAVITPSLAMTPRPVGWYDAEDAERNFAQQVQYTPFTSFANVTGLPAITLPVSQTADDVPMGVQLVGRPGGEHVLLAIGAQLERRLQWQRRHPPQW